The stretch of DNA GTACCAAGCCGGTCATTTAATTCATCGTCCGCAGCGTTAATGAACAACAATGATCGTGATCCACAGATCAGGAAAAGGCTCGACGTCCTGGGCCACGGCTAGACTAGTTTCCCGTCGACGACCGCTTGTCCTCCGTCTACTTCAGGCCCACAACCCAGAGCGTATTTCTTCATTTGCTTCATTACGGACGCTCGTGTACATGGCCCAGACATTAAATGCATCGCATCTAGAGAGATGAAACAGCGGCCCAGATAACGAGCACATGTGTGCTTGAGACCAGAACCACCGCGTCCTTTTTatagtgcatagtatcatatagTATTTTATTTATTTCAATGCATGACACAAAATAGCACAatatttaatatgatacggtatctaTCTATATTACTCTaaccctctctctcttctctaattctttgccacatcaacGTGTTTGCTATTTCCAAGTGCACGATACTAGCTAAGATACCACCGCTATGGCCAGCGTAAATAAATTCAGCAATGAATACATTGTAAAGCAAGAAATTTAACAACCAGCTAgcagccagcagccagccgatgGTCATGCAGGCAAGGGCATGGGAGTAGTTGGGGCTGGGAGCAGCTTGACGTGCGGCGGCGAAATGCGGCCAGGCAGGGGCGGGGGAGTAGCTGGGTGTGCAGCGACCAATGGAAGTGGCTTCTCCGACCTATGAAGAACAGTCAGGTAAACTACACTAACCTGATTTCCCTTCCCTCTAGGTCCATGCTCATTTCAATTTTAAAAAGACTGGCTTTTAATTTTTAAATGATCAATTTCAATTCATGACATACTAATTTCAATTTCAATAGATCTATTTCAATTTTTGAAAGACTTATTTCAATTTTTAAAAGCTCTACATTAATTTCACAAGCTTCCCGACTCCCCTTCTCGTTTCTACACAAGAAGAACATTGTAGCTCCCTGACTTGTGCAAGTTGGAAGATCCGGTTCCACAACGAATAGGGGCAGCAGCACAACGGCTAGACCGAGGCTTGGTGACACGTAGAACAACGGGTACGGAGCCGCGCACTTGCATAGGATGGCGGGGGTCCTGGAACAGGGAAGTTAGGAACGCCTGCACGGCGGCTGGCGACATCACAGGAGGAGCCAGGCAGGGAGGTGTTTGTGCACGTGCAGCCAAGCAGGTCGTTTTGTGTACTCCATTCATTCCAATGAATAAAGCGCGCacacattccaaaatttagcttTCATCATAAATTAGACCAACCAAATATGAATTATATTATACATATAATAAAAGTCACACCGTTATTCATATTGAAAATGAGTTTTCGATGGTATAATTTTTCTGTTACAAATACATATAATCTAATTTATGATTAAAGTTGGATTTTTAAAAACAAGCCCTCTTATTTATTGGAGTGGAGGGAGTATCGCTTATGAGTCCTCCTATTCAACGACCTGCGCGGAAGACAGCGCACAAACACGCAACCCCGTTCCTCCAGTGCATGATTTGGGTCAGCCCATGTAAGGGGCGCCTGGTGCCCGTATttttttcctttatttttttcgtctctttctttttcgattttttttccttttttttcattttgtAATCCCAAAAATGTTCGGGATATCACGTATTTGGAAAATGTTTTCAAATTCTAAAAAATGTTCAtatttattttgatttttttctaATTTCAAAAATATATGCGAATTAAACAAATCGTGTTATTTaaaaatatttgattttaatgaATTTTAAAAATGCTTGTGAATTTCAAAAAACTATACCCAAATTAAAAAAAGATTGTTCACATATTTCAAAAAATAACCGCTGATTCAAAAAACTGatcacaaattttaaaaatgttcacggATGAAAAAAGTGTtcccaaaattcaaaaaaacattCTAGGATTTCAAAAAATGTTGAAGGATTTTTAAAATGTTCTTGGATTTAAAAACATGTTATTCATTTGAAAATTGTTCCTGTATTTCCATAAAAAATCACGATTTAAAAATTATTTGTAAATTTGAAAAATCATTCATGATTTCCCAGAAATTTCATAAATTTGAGAAAACTTCATGGATTAggaaaaagttcacaaatttctAAAAAGTCCACAACTTTGAAAAATAGTTCACATATTTGGAAAAAAGGTAAAAAGATTAGTTGCATTGGTTGATATACAGAGCAAAAAAATAGTCCCATGGCGCCTTACCTGCTTGGGTCCAAAACTTCAGATAACCATTTCATGCTGTTGTTGGCAAGTAAGCTAGGACTGCTATCTCCACTACCTCTATGTAGATAGTTGAGGCTGCCTGAAGGCATTGCTTTGGTTTGGTTGTTGTAACACTAGTAGCTAAGAAGTTTTTTTAACAGAAGCTCAGAGGCTTTTTTTtgtcctttttcctttttttgtacAAACTTCTTGACAAAAAAATATATTAAAATTATGTTGTGGTAAGAAATACTCACAGTTTTAGGTAAAAAAGGTAactgaaaagaaaaaaagaaactAGAAGAATAAAAGAAAAACCGGTGGGAGAAGAAACCCTGCCAACCGCACTGGGCTGGGCCAATAGCGTGGGAACACCCGTAGGCACCTACATGATGGGTTACCATCGTCGATGAAGCCTATTTGGCGCCTTCAACACCATGCAAAGGTCACCCCACCTTCCttccaggttgcgacaagtggtgCACTACATAcacgccacttgtcgcaacctgcgAATTTTCACTCTTTCGTTGATTCATTTATTCAAGATgttttatcttttaaaccgtgAGTCCATATCCCGAACTTTTTTTTTACTTGGATCTCTTACATTGATCTCTTCAAAACTAGATTCATAATAAGTTTTGTCAAACGTTATTTTTCACGGAAAACCAACAAAACCAGAAGAGAAACAAAAAAACAAGGCGGAAGCACAGTTTGTCTCACCTTTTTTTTCACTTTCTAAGAGGTACAATTGTGTCTCTCGCACAAGCAAATATGTACCTTCATAAGAAGCAAAATTATGCCTCTTGTGAAAGcaaaaaaaaacatgtttttaaACCATTCCAAGAGGCACAACTATGTCTCTCGTGGAGGCAAACTTGTGCCTCTACAGAAGCAAATCTATGCCTCCGACAGAAGCAAAAAAAATCGTATTTTTCTCTTTCCAGTAGGCACAGTTGTGCCTCTCGCAAAAAGCAAACCTGTGCCTTCACGAAAGCAAATCTGTGCCTATTGCGGAAGcgaaaaaaatgtgtttttttttctttccacGAGAAGCAAATCTGTGTTTTTGGCAGAAGCAAAAAATGTTggttttttttttcatttccgaTGTGCCTCTTGCGGAAGCAAATATGTGCGCCCACGAGAGGCAAATTTAGCCTCTCGCATAAGAAAAAAAATGGGTTTTCCATGcatttttctttttgaaaatttCCCTCTAAAAATAGTGAAAACCGGGAAGAAATCGAAAAGCACAAAAAAATCCGGGAAACAAACCATCTAAAACACAATAATACATACAAAAAAATAACAAAATCCTGAAGAAGCGCCCAACACGGGATACGTGACGACAGCGGAGAGCGCGTCACTTGGCACACTCCGAGCCCACTAAAGTGACCCTTGTGAGGCTCCCCTAAGGGGTAGCCCTTGGTTAGTTGCTCCCGATAAGGATTATTGTGCAAACGAGCGCACCCCATCCCTTCCTATAATTCTAAATGGGCCGGCCTACCAAGCGCACCCAATGGATTTTCTTCCCTGGTTTTGTAAAGCTTCCTAGGCCAGTTTTGGGAAGCTTCTGATATCTTTCTCAATgaattattttcttttcttttttatttaaTTTTTCGTTTTTTCTTTTCGTTTAGTTTTTCATATTTTCCGTTccttttctttttgattttttaTTTCTCATTTATTATTTGCGCAAACTTTTTGAAATTCGAAAACTATCTTCAAGTTTGTATTTTTTTAATCCATGAAATTCACGTTTTTTGAGCCGTGAACTTTTTTGAAGTTTGTGATGTTTTTTTTAAATTGGTGAACAACTTCCAGATGCACTAACTTCTATTAAAAATCACTTTCTTTCAATTTGTGAACTTGTTTCCCAAAAtcgatgattttttttcaaaatcgtgATTTTTTTTACGTAgaatccatgattttttttcgAATCGTGAACTTCTCAAATCCTAACTTTTTTCAAAATCTACAGACTTTTctcaaattcatgatttttttctaACAATCAAAAACTTTTTCAAATATGTGAATAGTTTTCAAATTTGTGATTATTtttcaaacccatgaacatttttcaaaattgtgaTTTTTTTTATCAAATGTATGAACTTTCTTTAAATCTACGAACTTTTTGAATGCCAAGGGATTAGTGGACAACTTTCCCATAAAACCGGATTTGCGCTTAATGACAGACCGCGTTAACTGGTTATCAAAATAAGGAAATCCGGCCGAACGAGCTGCTTCGCTTTTGTTGGGCGGCCTAGAAAGGCAAGCCCTGTGTGCCCAGCGTGTGGCTCCATCCATGATCGGTCTATATTGTTGCAGtgtcgtgtgtgtgtgtgtgtgtgtgtgtgtgtgtgtgtgtgtgtgtgtgcgaaATACTGTGGATATTGGGAAGGTAGTTAAGAGTGTGTGTTTTCAACGAAAATATTGAGTTTTATTTAACAGGTTTTTTTGCGGGGACCATGTTAACAGGGTTTCCGTCCGCTAATACATTATGCTATTTGGCACAACCAAACATCAGTGGTAACACCAATTCTACAATGATGAGCTAAACAATGATCAACCCTATTTTTGAATGAAGTAATTTCTAGGGAATAAACTCACGGCTTTCAAATAGAAGCTTGATTTCAATTAGCATATGACCTTAGCAGGAATGGTCCATCAAGGTACTAGTGAGAGCTCCAATAAGAGCGACACAGTTTGCTTGGATGATCTTGGGGTGATCCTTCATTGCAAGCTGAGAGTAATGCCCTCCAAAATTAAGTGTATCTCCGATCCGAGGGCATCATTGCAATAAAACAAGTGCCTATATGCTAAACAAAAGGACATTCCCATCCTCATCTCGCAACACCATATCAGAATATGCCATTCCATCGGCCTCAAAAAGGGACCCATCAACAAACAAAGACATCCATTCTATGGTTTGCCGAGGCCACGCCACTGTTACCTCTGAGAAAATAGGCCGAGCCCATTCAATGATTATCTTACCCTTCAGTACCTCCTTCATGGCCTGATGTATTAATTGTAGAACCGCTTTGAGATAGCTACAAAGGAAGTCCTTCGAGATGTGCACCGGTGGTATTTGCTTGCTGTGTAGTTTATCATTCCGGAGGTTCCAAAGTTGACAGACGAGAAGCAATATCATGGATCACACCACTTCCATTTTGTTCAAAAAACACAAAACAACCACTTCAGGACTGAGACAACAACCTCTTTCTTGCGAGGGATCGACCACTCCTCCCCCATTGCATCTGAAAGCTTCCCAACATTCAGGCTAGTGGACAAAGCAAGGAGAGTATCTTCTTCTTCGACACCACACAACGGGTATGTAGCATGTACTATCAAATGGCGACATTTCTTACACTGATTAGTTGCTACTTGGAGCACACTACACGACGAACCAAGTTCCTCGACAAATACTTACTCCATGTGAAGCATGTAATGCGACTAGTTGGAGAAGACACCATTTGGATGAAGTATTTCTTCACGATGGGGTTGCACCCCAACACCACAAAGCTTGTATGAAACCACATGTCTCGAGGCCATGGTCCGGTTTGCTATCACCGTGATCAGTGGCGGAGCTAGCCGAAGATCATTGGGGGGTGGGAGGGGGGGACAAAAGCAGCGCCCCCCCTGGCCCCAACAAAACTCCGCCATTGACCGTGATCAAGATGTTTGGAGCGAGAACCAACTAACAAAGACACCACATGACTCATGGCATTGTCGTAAGCAAGAGGTTGGCTAGGTATGCTACAATCCCTTGATTGCATGCACTGGCAATGGAAAAATTTGCCCATATTCTCTACAAGGGCAATATCAGGCCCATTACAAAAACCCGCTATCATTCTTGAAGTAGTTGAATCAcaagacttttgtatttggtacCTTTCTTTGGGATGCTCAGGTCTCGCAATGACATCAATGTGCTGCAACGATCTCCATTATTTGCAAGGTTGTGTGTGGGACAAGCTCTTTCATGCAACTACACCATCAATGGTCATGAGTACAACATGGGCTATTATCTTTGTGATGATATCTATCCTTCGTGAGTGGCCTTCTTCAAGACCACATATGATCCAATGGGTGAGAAAAGTGCTTACTTTGCCCAAAGACAATAAATGTGCTAGCTAGAAAGGATGTTGAGAGGGCATTCGGAGTGCTTCAAGCCCGTTTTGCAGTTGTTCCTAGACCTGCATATGGGATCCACAGACGTTGTGGGAGGTGATGACAACTTGTGTGATTATGCCCAAACATGATTGTGGGGGATGAAGGTGACGAAGTTCGCCACGGTCGTTAATTTAAGCATGTGGGTGATTCTATACAACTTCCAAAGCAGAACCCAACAATGTTCGAGGATTTTATCCAAATGCATCAACAGATTCATCATCGAGCAACTTTAGATCTGGTTGAgcagaaaattaaaaaaatgtttgaataagttaaattcaaatttaaactattttaTTGGAAACCCTCATGTTTGGATTGTATAATTATATTTGAATTATTGTTGCATTGAAATATTTGCGCAACATGATTATGGACGAAAGATGATATTTATCTTTAATTATTTTAAGTGCTCTAAATTTATGAGAACAAAACAGAGACGAACATTGATGTATAGTGTTGGATGGCCGTCTCCCTTTTTTGTGTCCACGGACACGTCCGGACGTACCCTTGGACGTTTGATGTATCCATTATTATGGACGGTGGTGGAGATGCCCTTACATTCCAAGCTTGTCAGATAAGAATGTTTGCACATTCTTACTTGGATAAGAATCATATGGCAAGTTCGCAAATAACCCCAATTAACTTAGATCCTAAAGCTATAGAACCACACATGATATAATCGTGCGTTTGACAACCTTTATCCTGATTTCACGGATTAGGAGATTGGTGTTCAGTCAGATTATCACCAGTTCACTACAAAGACATGGTTTAAAACAGACTTTGTCATTATATCTGCACTATATTCTGCGCGGATCATAATAGTATTTGCACTACTTGTCAAACTGTTTACACATCAGCAAGAAATCACGAGAAAGTGCGAGAAAACTGGTGTGTTGGGTGAAATCGACCTCTGGACTTCTAGAAGCTAGTTTTGTACACAGCCGCTACGCGCGCGCGTCTTGCACGCACGCGTCACGATCGAGCCGCGAAGGCCTCGGTCCCCGCGATGACGGCGACAAACCCACCGCCAGGCGCGCCCTGCCCGCCGACCGCCGTGGCGCGCTTCCTCAGCTCCGGTGGCCTCAGCGCGCAGGCGCCGAAGTCGCACGGCCCGTTCTCGGCGATGGTCGCCATCGCCGGCCCCTTCCTCCGAGCCGGCACGATCGCCGGCGCCACCGGACTAAGGCGGCCCTTCTTTGCCGCCCCGACATCCGCCGGCTGATCGGCCGTCGCCACGCGGCGCTGCTTCGTCGACCCGGCGCGGACGAGGTCGTCGGCGCGGTCGGAGCTCGTCCACAGGTGCACGGCCGTGGCCGATCTGACAAAGCCGGAGCCGCGGCCGCCTGCCACCGCCCCCGCCGGCACGCGGGTGGCGCACCCGGACATGCCGCGCACGTAGAGGTCGCAGGCCGAGTCGCACGCCCGCGACAGCGCGCGCATCGGCGCCCCGATGCAGAGGCACCCGCCCGTCTCGCTGCCGCCGCCCTTCGTCATCTGCTGCGTACTGGGAGCGTGGAGGTTGCTTCCGACAATGAAAAACAGACGGAGCGCTACTGGTACTGGTACTGGCTAGGTCGTCGAGGTTTCTTTGCTCTTTATAGAGCCAACTCGACGGACGTCGCCGTTATCTCTGGGCTGAGAATCGAGCACCCGATGATGGGGTTCACACCGGGTTGCTTGTGCAGTCGAGGTGCCTGGTTTTAAATATTTAGAGAATTGTTTTGTTAACCCACCGGGTAAGCGGTTTTTAGTACAGGCGGTAAGGGCGAAATGGTCAGGATGCACATGTATCTGATGTATTTTGGGGCCATAGGCTGACAGGGGAGTTGAGCCGGCCAAGTCTCACGAGCGCAGACGCGCTGCATCGGGTGGTGCCGGGTGCACGCATATGTAAGCCGGAGTTGATACCATTTGTTTTTCTGTTAACAAAACCAGTCGGCCTACTAACTTGGGATTTTGACGTGCTAATTAAGCTTAGCAATCGCCGTTGCTTGTGTCAACGATGCAATTGTAAAAGAGAGCCAGCGAGCAACCGCGGGAAAGATAGCGACTTCTTCCCGACTAATCGTGTTCCCTGACAGAAGCGCTGGCCGTGAGTCAGCCGTTAATTCTGACAATGGTGGCATTTTTCTTTGGAAAATGGACAATGCTGgcaattttatttatttatttaactTACAATGGTGGCAGCTGGGAAAGAGAGAAAGGTACTGTCATATCAATACATCATGCTTAAGCAAAATAGAGAGTGACCGCGTTAAGTCATGAAGTTATTCTCCGGAAAAAAAGTAATGAAGAACTTAGCGCTGGTGTTTTGTGCAATGCAAGTAAGTAATGCATTTGCTTTTTAACATCAATGAGGGTCCGGATGGACCTAGGTAAAAGTGGTTACTGCACAACTATTACAAGGAACCTACAGAAATATAAAATTAGGCACTGGTCCTTCCTTTATGCATAAAGATCCTTGGATGGAGAACTAATAATACAATTGAGTCCACGTGACGATGCCAACCTTGTTAGAGTCGGTGGAGCCGGTGATGCCGACAAACACCACCTTGTCATCACTACTCTTGAGAATGTGATCACGAGACTTGCTAGTCATCACTACTCTTGAGAATGTGATCACGAGACTTGCTATGAATTTCCACTATGGGCGACAACGGTTGGGG from Triticum urartu cultivar G1812 chromosome 3, Tu2.1, whole genome shotgun sequence encodes:
- the LOC125548660 gene encoding uncharacterized protein LOC125548660; its protein translation is MTKGGGSETGGCLCIGAPMRALSRACDSACDLYVRGMSGCATRVPAGAVAGGRGSGFVRSATAVHLWTSSDRADDLVRAGSTKQRRVATADQPADVGAAKKGRLSPVAPAIVPARRKGPAMATIAENGPCDFGACALRPPELRKRATAVGGQGAPGGGFVAVIAGTEAFAARS